Proteins from a genomic interval of Cucumis melo cultivar AY chromosome 7, USDA_Cmelo_AY_1.0, whole genome shotgun sequence:
- the LOC127150131 gene encoding uncharacterized protein LOC127150131, which produces MQYVFVDPSLISSGNTQESRIRNLCSRLMVSKPDQVVLAPFNPGGHWALLAINAYEDTVFYLDSLRTTSKATTRYVTDTAIAIFHSQKNINKSRKQTLWRTVKCPLQVGSTTCGYYVMKYMREIVNRGSIVISDSIDTRKSYSQAELDEVRVELVEFLGSYM; this is translated from the exons ATGCAGTATGTCTTTGTAGATCCGTCCCTGATCTCTTCTGGAAACACACAAGAATCTCGAATTCGAAACTTGTGTAGTAGATTGATGGTGTCCAAACCCGACCAAGTAGTTCTTGCTCCTTTTAATCCCGG gggtcattgggcactgcttgctataaatgcgtatgaggatacagtgttttaccttgactcgctaaggacaacatcaaaagcaactacaagatatgtaaccgacac agcaatagcaatatttcactcgcaaaagaacattaataaaagcaggaaacaaactttatggcgaacagtaaag tgtccactacaagtcgggagcactacgtgtggatactatgtcatgaagtatatgagagaaattgtaaataggggaagcattgtcatctcggattcg attgatacacgaaaatcatactcacaagccgagttagatgaggtgcgggttgagttggtagagtttttgggttcgtacatgtGA